AAGGCTGTAGAGAACCAAGGAAATCTAATATCCAGCATAAGCCAGCCCAGAGCTCACTGGGCTCTGGGCACTCGCACCACTGGTGCTCTGGGCCTCACgctgttatgcatttttttacATTCTTGCCATTTTTCGTGACGGtcatttcatcaaggatgagcaagaagatgttcccacaaccacctgaacaaggtcagtcgtctacttcatcgctcatttttggacgacgtgcctttggaagctcggaccagctcgattcctgggagagcttaacgccagaagccatggactctgacagcgagtacaccgtagTCATGGGCCGCCGTATGAAGAAGATGCGCCATATGTCGCCTGAGGTGACTTCATCACATCAGAGTGAGCAGGAATCCTTTatggtttcttacgtgccgctctcgacgtcacacagcatgaactccctcagcaggcagtttctaaccgaatatttttgaaagtgtggcccctgggcaaatcaacgagatcaggatcaacgctcgcaagaacatcATGACAATAGATGTGAGAAATTGcgcaatacttgagaagttaaagaccattccacagttaagcgcaatccccgtccgctcctttattacttacgggaaggagataacaactggagtgatttccgacgtggagcttgaaatcaagcatgcggacctcCAGAGTCTTTTAaggtcatcggtgcgcattcttcAGATGAACCGCTTGGGGCACTCCCGATGTGTCAAAttaatatttgcttcttcgacattaccagcgtctgtcaaagtgggctacgtgatacaccgagtacgaccattcgtttcgaggcctattcagtgccggaaatgCCACGAGATAGGACATATGAGTGAGCActgtttgtagaagcaaagccacctgctcgcgttgcggcggagagcatgataccaccgactgtgaggcgtcctcatttaaatgtcccaatTGTACTGGCTCTCACAAAGCAACTTCGAAGGAATGCCAGAAGATGAAACAAGAGGTTAGTATTCTTAGAAAAATGGCAAAAGAATCTTCACAtaaagaggctgctcaatctgttgGCCAAAGTGACCAATGCTCGCAACAAAAGCATCACAAAACCATTTCAGAAGAAAAACTTAGCGTGGCACAGGTACCACAACCCCCTCTGCCTATGCGTGCATCGAGAACGGTAACGGCGTCTACTGATAATTcaaggtcgacgagagcacgcggcaaacattcacctccaccggctgatagAGACACGGAATGGCCTTCCGTGTCTGTAGCACGAAAGACCATGCCACGGAATGGCCTTCCGTGGCATAGCCGTGGGCCGAAaggcccacggccatgccagcgggccTGAGTGGTTCTCTGCACCGTGAAGCCAAGAAttatagggccaatgaaaccagtgacactacgggcaagcaaggagatgaacaAAATGAGAAGGCGAGCGTACAAGAAGTGCTCAAGCACCTGGTAGAGTCAATatgcgtgattctcggtggtttcgagaatccggccgctaaatgtgccctacaagtgctcgccgtgctggagtcacttatcgcagctctttatatgctatacagcttttgtttggcgcttgtgctgttcacgcaggggaggcccacacaccagcttcgtcctagcgcCTTTATTTTTAAGTTCACTTCAGTTGGTGACTACAGACTTGGTATGAAACCTgatagtggcttcatggatgacatttgtgaatgcgTATCATCAGAGTGtggaacttgctttcaccttcgCGCTTCCCTCTTgctgtgtcatcatcatccctcatcacacctttatatccccgttccccctccccatgtggagagtagcaggctagagtgccttagctcaggccgacctctctgccttctttcaattaaatgatctctctctctcttgttgcaAAATTATGAAGCTAATACAGTTGGCACTCTTTTATGTAAATATTTAGTGAGCAATTCATGGATGCCATACAGTGAAAATGCACCTTATAGCACCGAATATAAGTGCACAAACGCAAACATTTCAACCTCAAGGACAAAAGCATTACAGAGGGCAGTTGGTGGAAAATTAAACTGTGGGGTTTAACATACAAAATTGCACAATGATTTACGAGTAATGGGCATGTGAATATTCAAAACTCAaataatgaatagaatattgctGTATTCAATTCAATACTTAAATCAAATTATCACTATTAGCAAATGCGAAACTTTTTCTAATAGATTTTGGATATACTTCACATTGCTAGCTGTGCATAATGGAACATGGAACTGAAGCAAATAACAACTGCCATAATGGACAGAAAGAACAGGAAGTTAAAGAGAATGTGCCGCATTGCTTGAAGAGCCAGAATTTTCGCGTTAAACCAGAATCATTCACACTCAAATCTCACTCACATTCAGCAATGGGCATTGTTGATACTACTTATCAATACTGTGCGTGGTGATAAACCTGAATATACTTGATTGCAATATTATTTAATATTACCgtggcaccatatgcagtcaccACTCCAACTAAAACAATTATGCTTTCTTCACTGTGGCATCACTGCAGTCAATGCGTATTTCTGTTTTGTTCTCGAAGATATGCACAGATGCTTACAGGCTAAAAAGAAGCCATTGGGAAACGGGTATACAGAAAAGACAGAGGCGACGTGATAGCGTGAGTCTCAACTAAGcgactgcttttatttttcagcTCCCTTGCCCAAGTGGTGTAGCCAGGGAGTGGCACACCAGGTGCCTGGAAGTTTGTGCCAGTGTGCCCAGCCCACCTCCCTCTCCAGAGATCAAGTGGCTGCACTGCTGTCCAGCCCTTTCTCCTCACCGTCCGTGGGGAGAGGAAGAAGAAACCCGCTGGGAAGCTTGCTCGGTCAGCGTGTGGGGTGGCCACTACAAAGCCTTTGAAGTGCTCATTCTGCTAGTTTGCATGCTCATAAGAATCCAGCTCATCTGTTTTTAATTGCACCCTTTCAGTTTTTGATAATGTGCACTTCATAACAGACAGTTTAATGTCCAAGTTCCTGACATTGTTAATAGTGGGATTTCAACACTTTATTATATTAGTGGTGAAGGCGACTCTTGACTCTTCGAAAACATTTTGAAGGATATTTAATTTGATTTGCATTTGGCACTATTTGATTCACACTTGATCAAGTCTCAAAAATTACTTTTCACACACCCATAGTTACGAGTGACATCCTTATGGAGAGCTCCCatataattttgaccatctggtgtTCCTTATTGTGCACTTATATCAAAGTTTTTAATACTGGACCCATCAGAATGTAGCCATCATCGCTATGGATCAAAactgcaaccttgtgctcaggGAGTATGTTACAAAAATGCCTAGCAATGAATAAAGAGAATGCTGACCAAGAACTCAAAAAATATATAGAGAAAAAATTAAAAGGATGTTTCAGCTCCCACACAGCAGCCTGTCCGTCTCGCTGTGAACAAGGCGCCTGTGTGATAGCCAAAATgtcctttcaattttttttcgctAAACATTTTTTAGTTCTTTGTCGGCTTTCTCTATTATTCACCATGCCTCTTCCCAAGAAGACAGGATTCCGTCAAACCTAAAGTACCTAGTAAGAACAAAAATGGAGTAATAATTTAAGCAGTTCCTCAGCATGTGGCTAGTGCACCAAGAAAATGTTGATTAGGTATATCCAATAGCTGCTATGTGAGTGGCAACGTAGTTATACTTAAGTGGTGTGTGTGGTAGAAACGAACACAAACTTGTTTCTGTTTTACAGGATAGAATGCCTACCTTATGACAATGACCAATGCAATGTGATATGTACTGCAGTGATATAACAAATTAATCAACAGGAATGGCATAATATATCTAATGAAATAAATACAAACAGCAAAATTTTCTGTCAGCTGCTAAAAATAGACCGGCAAGGCTGGCTTTCATGGCTATTATGCTCCATGCATGATTATAGTTGTAAGCAGTAAAATGAACTAAGTAACAAAATTTTTTTACACTTTTAAAAGCCCTATTTGAGGCCTGAAATAATCAAGGAAATATAGTAGTAATGTAAGCAAATGTCTGCACACTATACAAGTTTTTCAAGTGTGACTTGCGCCACAGCATGAATATTTAAAACTTATGAAATTTTtactcaccccccccccaaaaaaaaaaaaaaaatttgagtaCTGCAACAAAACTTCAATGGATGCTATTTGACTGGCCTTCTGCTGCAAGCTTCTTTTCTAAGCTAGGCTGACCTACCATATTCTCTGTAAGAACTCCAACTAAATTGACATACTTTACTCTCTTGTAGAAACATTGCACAATTTCCTGGGCCACCAGGTTTATGTCACAACTATACCTGTGCATTATTATAAATTTACAATTAATGATCAGGTATCGAACTATAAATGCACGCATTATAAGCTTCACTCCACAAAGCGCATAAATATAAATAGGTTCACACCTGCAAGCAACGTATTTGTACAGTTAGTAACACAAGCTCATTGTCTACAATTTGGTGACAGTTGATAATGTCAGGTCCACACTATTTCATGGTTGACACCTGACCCATTTAAACATCTTCCCATCTTTCCGAACATTTGTATTTGAATGCATGTCAGTTAGGAACTGCTTACACCCATAGAAGCATTGCCATGTGAGAATACATGGAACTTTGCAAATGCATTGAAAACAAATCCAGTTCAGCTGTTTGAATCAGCTGCAGCAAGTAAGAACAAGATATTCTAGCCACCCTTTGGTTCCCTCACCTCAATTACTGCCAACAGCAGTTACGAGGATGTTTTTATACCTGTTGTAGGCAGAGCATGGGCAATTTTCTTGGTGTGCCACAGCAAGTGCTTTGCTTCCACATGACATGCGAGGAAAATCGTGGCCCCGAATGTGCCCCATAAGCCGCAATAACCACTGGGAAAGTGGTGTCCTCCTAGTGACTCCCAGCTTTGGTGTCACTAGGCAGGTACTTAAGGAGACAAGGGGCTATGGTGCCGGCAATAGAATCAGCAAAGAGCAAGAAAGGAACACAGCAGCAGGAAGCCAGCACATGAGTAACACATCAACGATCACTGCTGATGAATGAACAGGCGACACCTTGTGGCAGAGTCTGAACATATTTCAGCGATATGGCAACCCCGGCAATAGGAGAGAGGTCTTTTCAGTGGCATTTGGTACTGATGCGCTCCAATTTGGCCGAAGTATTTGTGATGTCATTTGAATGAATTATAGGGCTGCACGTgcaaaaaccacaatttgattacgaggcatgccataatgagggacttcggattaattttgaccaccgggggatcTTCAACATGCCCAAAATGCATGgaacatgggcgtttttgcatttcgcccccaacaaTATGCAGCCGCGGAGGCctggatttgatcctgcgacctatTACTTAGTAGTGCAACACTTCAGCCACTAAGACACCGCAGCGGGTTGTGATGTTATGTAGGCATGATGGAAAGCATGCTTTCCACCATACCTGACAGTGCAAGTTCAAGTGCCATGCAAGCAACTTTTTTGTTCCACTGTATGCAGTTAAATTTACTTCGATGAAAACAGCCCAATGGCCATTTACATTCTTCATTTGGTTTCACAGAAATGTGCTGCTATTTGGTTTAAGCCATACATTAATTTCAATTCATGCACAGATGCATATAAAATAGTCGAAACAAAGTTAATACAATATATTAAATAACAGAACTGTTAAGTTTTATTTGAAGCTCTAAGTGTGACTAGAAAGCATGACAATAACTTACAAGTGCTTCCTTTCTTATAGACACCGAATATGGACACCTCGTAACAATATTAACCGAAGCAAAGCCCACAAGTACGAATAACAAAAATAGGAACTCTTTTCCCATTTAATTTAGTCAgctgacttgtctggctgtaatATATAGCATTTTTATAAACAGAAATTTACATAAGAACAAGAGAAATGCAAGAAGTTTACAAATGAGCCTTGTAAACAATACTTATTTGAATATTGTAGCACTGTTCCAACTATTAGAAAGCTTCCTTGGATGTATAACGTACAAAACAAGAATGAAAATGTTTACAAGATGGTGTTCGTTAACTGTCTATTTCCAATTCTATTGCGGGTACTTCACCACATGCGATTCTCCCGTTCACAACACTGGATTGGTGGTGAAGACATCACAAATCTGCTTCATCAAAGCGCCGAGTCCCGAGAGGCATTCCACCGAGCATTACCTTGGACCCAGCGACCATGGTGTCTGGCATTTGTGAGCAGTCAAAAGTGGGTCTGCTCCCGCCCGTCAGCATGTACCCGTAACACATGGAGCGCGTCGTGTGGGCCCACAGCAAATCGCCACTGCCACACTGAGGGTCCCAGCGAAGGGCCAGGATTCCAGCTAACCGTTCATTCGTATCGTTCAGGAACGGCGACTGCAGAAAGCCCCGCCGAAAGCAAGTGTCTAGCGTCACAACGGGTCCGTCGTCATTCGAACGCCTGAGCGTCTGCGCGCACTGCCGCACCAGTGCACTGCGGATCAGGTGCTCCCCGCAACCCGAACTAGAAACTGCCACAGCGCAGCCACCGTCGCCGTCCGCGTTCTCTGCCCAGCAGCCGCAGCCGTAGACGGCCGCCTGGCCTACGCGGCCGGTGTGCTTGAGCCAGATACCACCGCTGGACACGGCGGCAGCCACGTTACCCTGCCGGTCCATGCAAACAGCGCCCACCGTGTCCAATTGAGGCGGATCGCTGCTGTCCGAGCTGGAACAGCCCTTGGATGAGGTGTCCGTTGAGCTCTCGTCCGCCGTGTCCAACTTGGCAGTCCACGGCTCGTCGTCGACCTCGCGCTTTGGCGTCACGGGACCTAAGGGGCTCTTGCGCACCAACGCTTCCTCGGTTGCGCAGCGGTCGAGCCTGCGCTTGAGCTTGACGTAGCGTCTACGCGTGTGGGTGGACACCAGGGCCTCGGGCATGCGCTCCACGTTGGGCAGCACGTGCTCGCGCGCCCACCGCAGCGCTCCTTCTCCCACCAGGAAACAAGGCGGCGTGCGGCCCAGCGACAGCGGACCGGCCTGCTGCGCGCGGCACAGCGCCTCGGCCACGAGCACCGGGTTGCCTACACGCGGCAGCGCGCCTACTGCGCCGAATCCCAGCGTGCGACCGTCCATTACGGAGGCGTCGCACTCGACACGACCGCAAGCCGTCAGGTTGGAGCCGAAACCAGCGTTGGTCAGTGGGTCGTCTtcgagcacggccacggcggccgccaccGCCTCGAGCGCACTACCGTCAGAGCGCTCCAGCACACCCACAGCGCGGCGGCAAGCTGCGGAACACACTCGCCGGTAGTCGGGCAGTTTCTCCGGCGCATGGAAGCCAGCGCCAACGTGGACGGCCACCACGGCTTCCATGACACGCGCCTTGTGCAGCACCGCCCGACGTAGTACCACGGGCGTCGTTTGACAAAGCCTCGCGAAACGTTAGTCAAACATGTGCCTTTCGAAGGAATTACGAGAAGATAAAGCACACATTCACGGGAAACTTTGCAAACAAACGGCGACACTCAAACGCTAACCTTTTTTTGTGCAAACACCGGGTTGTCAAACCGCTGCCGGCGCCTGAACGCCGAGCCTTCGTCGGACCGTGGGCTTGTCACCGCAGTCACACATCTACTACGCAACCTAACCTCCAAGCTTCAGATATGTTACTAATTCTGGCTAGCGTTTCAATTTTGTGCACATGTTCAGCAAAGACGAATACAGCTACGGCAACGAAACTTTAGGGAACAACTACACACACCAAACTTTCCACGCTTTTCGCACATGGACGCCGCCATAATCCCTCTATGGGGCTAGACTTGGCTGAGCTAGATCACTGCAGCTGGGCTGCGGATTCTGGCATCTCGTTTCAGCTCAGCATTGGTTTCAGTTTCCGAGTCGCACCAGCTTTAGTCACCAACAGGCTGGCAACACTAGCACCGGCAGTGCCCCGCATCGGGAAGATGGCAGCCGAGGCCTCCTTGGAGTTCCCGATCTGGGCGCTCTTACCCAAGAAAGAAACATGTGTGCCTGTATTTCTCGGGAAGTACCCAGAGTACGACGGCCGGGGCATCAAGATAGCCATCTTCGACTCCGGCATCGATCCTGGCGCGCCAGGCTTGCAGGTTAGCGCTTGTACTGGCCTTGAATGACAGGGCACTTTCCCTGCTTTGGATCTGTGGTTCTGCACCATGCGAAACTCTCGTAGCTCGGTGAGAGTCTAACCTATACGCAATCACTGATACCTATGCACGGATTGTTTCCTTGGGCCACAACGGCGAGTTTCAGAATCGGAAGTGCTATGCGGCGCGAAAGCGTCACTAGAGAGGTGTCTCGCGACACCGGCATGTTAGCTCTCTTTATATTTCTTTTTACATTCCCCCTTCCTCCTTTTTCTGGACGTCCCGTTCTTGGTTATTTTCCTCGTATGTCAGGGCGGTAAATATTTAGTGCGTGCTTAGAAGTGAAAGTAGCGCGCGACATTGACGGCCTCGTTTTCTTTCTCGCGCGACGTGGAAGTCAGCTGTTCGGAGCCGTGTTCTCGCCCGGCGGCGAGCTGCGCGCACAGCTGCGGACTTCGAACGGCGCTGGCCGGTTGCACTTTCGGCCAACCGTCAGCTGGCCAGCGCACGGTACACGTGCGTTTAGGCGCACCGATCCCAGCTTTGGAAAAGGAAAAACGCGTCGGACGCGTTTCGCGTATCGGGGTCAGCCCGGACAAAACCAGCTGCGCCGCCAGTTTCCCCGAGAAGGTAGTCCCCGGCTTCCGATTACCTCTGTGTCGCTAACAGCGCTTGCGCAGGAGCAGTTGGTGACACCGCTTGCGTGATAGCCTGCTACGTGGATTGATCGCAACATAGCCATTCTGCAGGAAAGCATATCGGGCATTGCGTAGGTGCAGAGGTACATGGCACTCGTTATGCTAGTAGCAATAAAACTGTTTGAACATGCCATTTACAGTGTGGATGCCTTGTgctttcatggatgacatttgtgataAACACATCTGCATAAAAACATAATTAAAAATAGTTATTGTCATTACCCACTAGTGCAGTTCTGTGAGGCCTTTAAGGGGTCAAACATTCTACATTTGCGTACTTGGGattgaacttttctttttcattatacTGGATAAATGATGGGAAATGTGCACACATACAGCATATATATTGGTCATTCTTACAGATGTTCATGCCTTTGCCAGAAAGTGGCAGCAGTCTAGCTTGTGGCTATACAGGGGATTATTGTTAGCTTTGAGTCCTGTCTTTGTGACCCAGTCAGAAGGTATGGGTGTAGGACCACTTACCAAGGAATGCAATTGACCCTCAAGTGAACACACAACACTGAATGTGTTCACGTACCACTGTACGCAATGCTGACGCGAAACATACATAAATGAACTAAAGTTCAACACTCATGGCTTATACCTACAGAGCCATTACTATTATTGAATAGTGTCTCTTGCCATGTGTTTAGTTGTCATTGTGCTCTGCCGATGTGCCAAACCTGATACCTTGGTCATGAAGAGATGAATGGCTGGTGGGCGATGTCACTATGGGCTCGCCCACAGCACCTGCAGCTGTGGCAGTAGTGGTAGCAGTGATAGTAGCTCTGGCTGCCAATATATCCCCACTGGAAGGAAGGCTATGCAATGCGGTGCCTCGGGACAGCTGCCCACATTGCCTGTCTCCTTGGGCAGCTAGTCTGTGGCAAAACCAGCTGGTCTTGAATACTGAGCTGCATGGAATACCATGCCATTGCTATGTGCCATCGTTATGTAGCGACTGTTCAGTTGCAGAAACATTGAATGGCACTCTGATCCATGGGTAAAGAAGCAGATTGACAGGTGTGAACTGGCTATCAGCACCCGCCTGCACGCATGCGTGATTCAATTTGTAGCTTCCCTCCGAGGCTGCTAGAGGGCACTGGGTGAAATTCAACCAGAGCTCCCATGTTTCAATTACTTTTGCTCACACCTCTATGTGGTATAGATGTGAGCTTCAACACAAACATGTTGTTttcaagtgtgtgtgtgttcactttGTGTGGACCTAATCAAATATCATGTCAAGATCAGTTAAAATTTATTGCAATGCATTGATGGGCTTTGAATCTGGTGCCTCATGTATTGTTCTTCAAATGTTTTGTAAAGACTGTGAAAGGCATTGGTAAAGAGCTTTGAATGTTGTGAATGAACAAGTACAAAGTTTAGAGCACAGGTTTATGAGGTCTGCCGGATATTGTGGCATTGCGTGTGTTGCAAGAACCTACGAAAAGAAGAGACCATGTGATATCTTCAGTGCCCAAACATTTTGTCTTGTCAAGGTGAAATCTGTAATAGTTATGGGACATTTCAATCCTCCACATGTTGATTACTTGGTTAACGAAGCATCTTCAACACAGTACGAAAAATTTAGATCTTTAGATAGGAGACAAAAGATGGAACTGGCTATCAGCTGAAATTGCACGGGAGATGTAAACACGAAGTGGCAGCAAAGATAATAGGAAGGCTGTCATTCCATATATTCATGACAATTCACACAACCTCAAAATAGGTAGGGTAGTGTGTGCATGTGGACATTGTTTTTTCCACACCCGTAAAGCATAAAACATTGTGCAGACAAACTGGTGTGGCTTTTCACAAAATGCGAATGCAGAAGAAATTGCAGACACTATAGTACATAGTGTGTGCAGTGTGTCATCTATGAAAGCTGTTTTTTCTGGACATGTTTACGTAGGCCCAAGAATGCTTTTGTAATGTTAACTGTTCTATTCTAGGTCATCTTGGTGTTCTCTTGCGAAGGTAGTGACTGTGTGCTCAATGAAAGTTTCATTGGGTTGAAGCCTGCTGATTAGGAGTTAAATTGTGGGAGTTGTGATGGCAGCTGTACCTTAAGCCCTGTAAATATGATCTTGTTTGTGCGAGAAAAGCTGTGTGCGTTCTGCTAACCGTTGCTTTAAATTACCCACTTTGACCATCGAACCTGCTGCAATGTGGAAGCTCAGCAGATAGGCACCGAACGCTACAACAATTATATTCAGGCCTGGAGTATGTGAGGGTGTTGTTGAACAGTGCATCATTAGGAATGTGGTTGCAAACTTGCCTTCAACAAATTTATTATTTCCTTAAGAGAGATATCGAGGCTGCCAAGTTAGCGCATGTGGGTATAAAATGTCTAAGCTGTCTTGTCTCTTGTCTTGTGCATAAATGGGCTCAGCCTTTTTTTAGAAAATACTGCCTAGTGGTGATAATGATGTTAAAGTGGGAAACATCTGATGAGGTTAAATGATGTTAAAGCGGGtctttcttattttgttgtgGTGGCAGGTATAAGAACTCTCTGTTATGAAAATAAACCTTTGTCCAAAGTacagttttgtgtttgtctttttcATGCCTCAATTTGTCTTCGTCTTATACCTGCACTGTTTCGCTGTAGCTGCTGGTTTTACTATGAATTTTTTCATCatcgaaacccgccgtggttgctcagtggctatggtgttaggttgctgagcacgaggtcgcgggatcgaatcccggccatggcggccgcatttcgatgggggcgaaatgcggaaacacccgtgtatttagatttaggtgcacgttaaagaaccccaggtggtcgaaatttccgcagtcctccactacggtgtgcctcataatcagaaagtggttttggcacgtaaaaccctataatttaattttttttttcagcatcaaAGCTGCAGAGTGAATGACCTTTGGATAGGGAAGCTTTACAGAATCAGAGTGTCTACCAACcggaaaaaccgggaattctcaggaaaCTCGAATAATCTAGAAATACTCgggaaatttgtgcttctatcagggaaaattaaatgtaattttattgaaagtgaATGAATGTCGTGCTAAGGTTGGCTGCAGCAACGGAGGAATCGCAACAAATCGtatttgacgccgtgtcgtctgCTCAAAAAGTTTCCagagtacagtcaacgaccgatttttctgACATGCTCGATAATTCGcgcggcttcgcggcaccaccgcgTACCTCATAGAGTAaatgtataagaacatctgaagTTTGGGATGCAAGAACACTTTGCCGACCGTTAtttcggactttttgccgtgactgcaggtccgaaacggcattatcaaagccaccacctccgccattttgattatctcgccgcctcgaaccagcgctgtagcatgcagatccgctggcagccgtagccatcaCCGTGGTAATgccaggcctagctgcttctacgttcgctattaagcttcttgccgtgcggtgccgtcgTTTTCACTGACAGAATTCgacgctgtcagcaatggcaccgactccgccgtTGTAATTCTCtagattggcttcgaagctcggaaaacgCAACGCGTTGTATAATGCCGGttctcgaaagtcagcttcgcctcaatgcagcaatgttaggcggtgaagcatacacaaattATTGCGGTGAAAGAATTTAAAGAATGCGCCACTTTCAGCAAGGCGACTCCGTCTCTTTGGTCCTCGCTAttagcttcgaagctcggaaagcacagcgcgttgcatAAGGCAGATTCTTGCAAGTTATCTTCGCCTTAGTACAGTAGTGTTACGtagtgaagcatacgcaaaagtattgcggtgaagcataacaagcgtgggaaggggcaatggtcaagggacacagtatgtatttcttaattgcattgacacgtgtacttgtcttcatcgggcgacacgtttcaccgcctaacaaatgttatcgatggttccatccactgtctgtgaccgaaccttgtgcaatctgattgcgtgtgtgtgtgatgcgaataatgtacaactttgtggaaggcgcacgggtcccagcgattagtctggaacattcaacgattgatgtataaaagccgacgctttTGACCCGTTGATCTGATTTTTAACGattgctgactgtgttcgccacttTCGCCgctctttgagtgtagcctgttcttgagggcacaagttcacccaataaaacgctagtttcgtctttctcagtttggctgctttcttcacagtcactaccacgtgacaatatatgcgTGCGTCCCCGTCTTCTGTCGCACTATGAGCACAGATATGCCCAAtaagtttactggcaggcctccagagctttt
This Dermacentor albipictus isolate Rhodes 1998 colony chromosome 1, USDA_Dalb.pri_finalv2, whole genome shotgun sequence DNA region includes the following protein-coding sequences:
- the Tasp1 gene encoding threonine aspartase 1; translated protein: MEAVVAVHVGAGFHAPEKLPDYRRVCSAACRRAVGVLERSDGSALEAVAAAVAVLEDDPLTNAGFGSNLTACGRVECDASVMDGRTLGFGAVGALPRVGNPVLVAEALCRAQQAGPLSLGRTPPCFLVGEGALRWAREHVLPNVERMPEALVSTHTRRRYVKLKRRLDRCATEEALVRKSPLGPVTPKREVDDEPWTAKLDTADESSTDTSSKGCSSSDSSDPPQLDTVGAVCMDRQGNVAAAVSSGGIWLKHTGRVGQAAVYGCGCWAENADGDGGCAVAVSSSGCGEHLIRSALVRQCAQTLRRSNDDGPVVTLDTCFRRGFLQSPFLNDTNERLAGILALRWDPQCGSGDLLWAHTTRSMCYGYMLTGGSRPTFDCSQMPDTMVAGSKVMLGGMPLGTRRFDEADL